The following are from one region of the Paenalkalicoccus suaedae genome:
- the yneA gene encoding cell division suppressor protein YneA gives MKTIRQYVDGSIFLIVIAVGFFAFTFFSSDSNDVPFYPAEERVVSEGDSLWTIARTATVDLPIEETINWMKHENGLDNETIVPGQKIHVPVSLNGVASD, from the coding sequence GTGAAAACAATTCGTCAGTATGTAGATGGTTCCATCTTTTTAATCGTGATAGCGGTCGGTTTCTTTGCCTTTACTTTCTTTTCTTCTGATTCAAATGACGTGCCATTTTACCCAGCTGAAGAACGAGTTGTTTCTGAAGGAGACTCTCTTTGGACAATAGCACGAACAGCAACGGTAGACTTACCGATAGAAGAAACGATAAACTGGATGAAGCATGAGAATGGACTTGATAACGAAACAATCGTACCAGGTCAAAAAATTCATGTCCCAGTTTCATTGAATGGAGTTGCTTCTGATTGA
- the lexA gene encoding transcriptional repressor LexA produces the protein MTKLSARQQSILDFIRNEVRAKGYPPSVREIGEAVGLASSSTVHGHLARLEKKGYIRRDPTKPRAIEVTNTEGDNFNEAPHISIPVIGKVTAGNPITAIENVDEYLPLPASFVHDERSFILEISGDSMIEAGIFDGDYVVVKQQTYADNGDIVVAMTEENEATVKRFFKEKEHFRLQPENATLEPIILDYVQILGKVIGVFRSLH, from the coding sequence TTGACTAAGCTTTCAGCACGACAACAGTCTATTTTAGATTTCATTCGGAACGAAGTGCGAGCGAAAGGGTATCCACCTTCCGTTAGAGAAATTGGAGAAGCAGTAGGTCTCGCTTCAAGCTCTACCGTTCATGGTCACTTAGCTAGATTAGAGAAAAAAGGATATATTCGCCGCGACCCTACAAAGCCACGCGCAATCGAAGTAACAAATACGGAAGGGGACAACTTCAACGAAGCTCCTCACATCTCCATTCCGGTAATTGGTAAAGTTACAGCAGGTAACCCGATTACAGCGATCGAGAACGTAGACGAATACTTGCCTTTACCAGCAAGCTTTGTGCACGATGAGCGTTCGTTTATTTTAGAGATCTCTGGAGATTCAATGATTGAGGCAGGTATTTTTGACGGGGACTACGTCGTTGTTAAACAGCAAACCTACGCAGATAATGGAGACATCGTCGTTGCGATGACGGAAGAAAATGAAGCTACAGTAAAGCGTTTCTTCAAAGAAAAAGAGCATTTTCGTTTACAGCCTGAGAATGCGACGCTTGAGCCGATTATTTTAGATTATGTACAAATTTTAGGGAAGGTTATCGGTGTATTCCGTAGCCTCCATTAA
- the glnA gene encoding type I glutamate--ammonia ligase: protein MSNFTKDDIKRMADEENVKFIRLQFTDLLGIIKNVEVPVDQLTKALDNLMMFDGSSIEGFVRIEESDMYLYPDLDTWVVFPWTPEKGKVARLICDIYNPDGTPFEGDPRGVLKKVLKEAKDMGYSDFNIGPEPEFFLFKNDENGEPTLELNDKGGYFDLSPTDLGENCRRDIVLELEDMGFEIEASHHEVAPGQHEIDFKYADAVTTCDNIQTFKLVVKTIARKHGLHATFMPKPLFGVNGSGMHANMSLFKEGGVNAFFDENTENQLSETAMKFLGGILEHADAFTAITNPTVNSYKRLVPGYEAPCYIAWSMRNRSPLVRIPSSRGLSTRIEVRSPDPAANPYLAMAAMLAAGLDGIRRNLTPPAETNRNIYAMDEAERDAEGIKALPASLKDAIDALQKSETIKASLGNHAVEHFVEAKEIEWDMFRTQVHPWEREQYIQTY, encoded by the coding sequence ATGAGTAATTTTACAAAAGACGACATTAAGCGAATGGCGGATGAGGAGAACGTAAAGTTTATCCGTCTACAATTTACGGACCTACTAGGGATTATTAAGAACGTAGAAGTTCCAGTGGATCAGCTAACAAAAGCACTAGACAACTTGATGATGTTCGACGGATCTTCCATCGAAGGTTTCGTACGTATTGAAGAATCGGATATGTACCTATACCCAGATCTTGATACGTGGGTAGTCTTCCCATGGACTCCGGAAAAAGGTAAAGTTGCTCGTCTCATCTGCGACATTTACAATCCAGATGGAACACCTTTCGAAGGTGACCCACGAGGCGTACTTAAAAAGGTATTAAAAGAAGCGAAGGATATGGGCTACTCTGATTTCAATATCGGACCTGAGCCAGAATTCTTCCTATTCAAGAACGACGAAAATGGCGAACCAACTTTAGAGCTAAACGATAAGGGTGGATACTTTGACCTTTCTCCTACAGATCTAGGTGAAAACTGTCGCCGTGACATCGTATTAGAGCTTGAGGACATGGGCTTTGAAATTGAAGCATCTCACCATGAGGTTGCTCCAGGGCAGCATGAAATCGACTTTAAATACGCGGATGCTGTAACAACATGTGATAACATTCAAACGTTTAAGCTAGTTGTTAAGACAATCGCGCGTAAGCACGGTCTTCACGCAACGTTTATGCCTAAGCCATTATTCGGTGTTAACGGAAGCGGAATGCACGCTAACATGTCTCTATTCAAAGAGGGTGGCGTGAACGCATTCTTCGACGAAAACACAGAAAACCAGCTAAGCGAAACAGCTATGAAGTTCCTAGGCGGAATTTTAGAGCACGCTGACGCATTTACAGCTATCACAAACCCAACGGTTAACTCATACAAGCGTCTAGTACCAGGATACGAAGCACCTTGCTACATTGCATGGTCCATGCGTAACCGTTCACCACTAGTTCGTATTCCTTCTTCACGTGGCCTAAGCACACGTATCGAAGTACGTAGCCCAGACCCAGCAGCTAACCCATACCTAGCTATGGCGGCAATGCTTGCGGCTGGTCTTGACGGAATCCGTCGTAACCTAACACCTCCTGCTGAAACAAACCGCAACATCTATGCAATGGATGAAGCAGAGCGCGATGCAGAAGGAATCAAAGCACTTCCAGCTTCTCTTAAGGATGCGATTGACGCACTTCAAAAGAGCGAAACAATCAAAGCATCTCTTGGTAACCATGCAGTAGAACACTTCGTGGAAGCAAAAGAGATCGAGTGGGACATGTTCCGTACGCAGGTGCACCCATGGGAGCGCGAGCAGTATATCCAAACGTATTAA
- a CDS encoding aminotransferase class I/II-fold pyridoxal phosphate-dependent enzyme — MSYLQELADTIHESQLTPFFKRSKIAEENQRRVLTAFREESVSEFHFQASTGYGYDDAGRETLERVYARVFGTEEAIVRTQLISGTHAIATALFGLLRPKEELLYVTGKPYDTLEEVIGIRGSERDGSLRDYGIAYREVDLVNGEIDVETVIQTITPKTKVIGIQRSKGYGDRPSLTISKIEKSIKEIKEAYPNVLVFVDNCYGEFVETREPTHVGADVMAGSLIKNPGGGIAKAGGYIVGSKEIIEACGARLSAPGIGLEGGATLGTLLDMFQGFFLAPHTVNEAVKGAIFTSAYLEALGMTTSPKADAERTDLIQSVSFKDKESMIAFCQAIQSFSPVDAHVLPSPAPMPGYEDDVIMAAGTFIQGASIELTADGPIRPPYTAYVQGGLTFEHIKVAVVGATMQLEQKGLL; from the coding sequence ATGAGTTACCTACAAGAATTAGCAGACACGATTCACGAATCACAGTTAACACCCTTTTTTAAGCGTAGTAAAATTGCGGAAGAAAATCAGCGTCGCGTATTAACGGCCTTCAGAGAAGAAAGTGTTTCGGAATTTCATTTTCAAGCTTCAACTGGCTATGGCTACGATGATGCTGGAAGAGAGACGCTTGAGCGCGTCTATGCAAGAGTATTTGGTACAGAAGAAGCAATCGTCCGTACGCAGCTCATTTCTGGTACACATGCGATTGCAACCGCACTCTTTGGTTTATTACGACCAAAGGAAGAACTCCTTTATGTCACGGGTAAGCCATATGACACGCTAGAAGAAGTTATTGGCATTCGCGGATCAGAACGAGATGGATCTTTAAGAGACTACGGCATTGCTTACCGAGAAGTTGATTTAGTTAATGGGGAGATTGATGTTGAAACGGTCATCCAAACGATTACACCAAAGACAAAGGTCATCGGTATTCAACGTTCGAAGGGGTACGGTGATCGCCCATCTTTAACGATTTCAAAAATCGAGAAAAGTATTAAAGAAATCAAAGAAGCTTATCCGAATGTTCTCGTATTTGTTGATAACTGCTATGGGGAGTTTGTGGAGACGAGAGAGCCAACACACGTTGGAGCAGATGTCATGGCAGGCTCGTTAATTAAAAATCCAGGTGGTGGCATCGCGAAAGCTGGAGGTTACATAGTTGGTTCAAAAGAAATCATTGAAGCATGTGGCGCGAGATTGAGCGCACCAGGGATAGGTTTAGAGGGTGGTGCGACATTAGGCACACTACTCGATATGTTCCAAGGCTTCTTTCTCGCGCCTCATACGGTAAATGAGGCTGTTAAAGGTGCGATCTTTACTTCCGCATATTTAGAAGCGCTCGGAATGACGACGTCTCCAAAAGCGGATGCAGAGCGAACAGATTTAATTCAATCTGTCTCCTTTAAGGATAAAGAGTCGATGATTGCCTTTTGTCAGGCCATCCAATCCTTTTCCCCAGTGGACGCACACGTATTACCGTCTCCTGCACCAATGCCGGGCTACGAGGATGATGTGATTATGGCAGCAGGAACGTTTATTCAAGGTGCAAGCATTGAACTTACTGCAGATGGACCAATACGACCTCCATATACAGCCTACGTGCAAGGTGGATTAACATTCGAGCACATTAAAGTAGCCGTTGTAGGTGCGACGATGCAACTTGAGCAAAAAGGATTATTATAA
- the hflX gene encoding GTPase HflX, producing the protein MDNVTERTHERVILVGVMRQQVTEEDFAYRVEELKALTKTAGGEVVLTVTQALNQPKTATYIGKGKLEELSLAIEETDASLVIFNDELSPSQLRNISNALDVAVLDRTQLILDIFAQRAKSREGILQVELAQLSYTLPRLRGQGVSLSRLGGGIGTRGPGETKLETDQRHIRSRMTEIKRQLEQVAKHRVQYRERRKKNQAFQVAIVGYTNAGKSTLLNRLTDANTLEEDQLFATLDPTTKQIALPSGFSVLLTDTVGFIQQLPTTLIAAFRSTLEEVTEADFLVHVIDGSNDDADNHERSVLKLINELGASEIPMLTIFNKQDKMKPSIVGANKQAFYMSAVDPADRHRFLERLEKEVSSMFSPYFTRVHAKDGHILHRFKTETILKSQKFYEEKEVYELSGFVAKDSSIYFEYLQEKSDQPERW; encoded by the coding sequence ATCGACAACGTAACCGAACGCACTCATGAGCGCGTCATCTTAGTTGGCGTCATGCGTCAACAGGTAACGGAGGAGGACTTTGCCTATCGCGTGGAGGAGCTAAAAGCTCTTACTAAAACAGCTGGTGGTGAAGTCGTTCTCACAGTTACACAGGCGCTCAATCAACCTAAAACAGCTACTTATATAGGTAAAGGGAAGCTTGAGGAGCTTTCTTTAGCAATCGAAGAAACGGATGCCTCACTTGTTATTTTTAATGATGAGCTAAGTCCCTCTCAGCTTCGTAATATCTCAAATGCATTAGACGTTGCTGTATTAGATCGTACGCAACTTATCTTAGATATATTTGCACAACGAGCAAAATCAAGAGAAGGTATTTTACAGGTAGAGCTTGCACAACTATCCTATACGTTACCTAGATTACGTGGACAAGGTGTCAGTTTATCACGTCTAGGTGGAGGAATAGGAACAAGAGGACCTGGTGAGACAAAGCTGGAAACGGATCAACGTCACATTCGAAGCCGCATGACGGAAATTAAACGACAGCTCGAACAAGTAGCGAAGCATCGCGTTCAATATCGAGAGCGTCGTAAAAAGAATCAGGCGTTCCAAGTGGCGATTGTCGGGTACACGAATGCAGGTAAATCAACGCTATTAAACCGACTAACAGATGCAAATACGCTAGAGGAAGATCAACTGTTTGCAACGCTAGACCCAACAACGAAGCAAATTGCTCTCCCTTCAGGCTTCTCTGTGCTATTAACAGACACCGTTGGATTTATTCAGCAACTACCAACGACGCTCATTGCAGCCTTTCGCTCTACGCTTGAAGAGGTGACAGAAGCAGATTTTCTCGTCCATGTCATTGATGGATCAAATGATGACGCAGACAATCATGAACGATCCGTTTTAAAACTTATTAATGAGCTCGGAGCTTCTGAGATTCCGATGCTTACTATCTTTAATAAGCAGGATAAAATGAAGCCATCGATCGTAGGAGCTAACAAACAAGCTTTTTACATGAGCGCAGTAGATCCCGCTGATCGTCATCGATTTTTAGAACGTCTCGAAAAAGAGGTATCATCCATGTTCTCCCCATACTTTACTCGGGTGCATGCAAAGGACGGGCATATCCTCCACCGATTTAAAACAGAGACGATCTTAAAGTCTCAAAAGTTTTATGAAGAAAAAGAAGTGTACGAGCTGAGTGGCTTTGTAGCAAAGGACTCCTCTATTTACTTCGAATATTTACAAGAAAAAAGCGATCAACCAGAAAGGTGGTGA
- a CDS encoding AAA family ATPase has product MAKERLKGRISFTIEKEKQVSKELASLATFVGLADMKRYLERLYASLQIDKERTNAKLPALTKARHMMFIGNPGTGKTSVARELATIFYKIGYIKENKLIEVSRSDLVGEYVGHTAQRMKQCVTQALGGILFIDEAYALSRGGEKDFGREAVDTLVKLMEDYKDELIVILAGYPVEMGQLLQTNAGLTSRIGEIIPFDDFTNKELYQIFMSRLDQASLVGENIESVFMRELAILHSKDNSIPNGRFIRSLFDHVVRAQSVRLLREENRTTRDLTRILPQDMRRAFADMEFKSRREQDYYRQRNRTHS; this is encoded by the coding sequence ATGGCTAAAGAGCGACTGAAAGGACGTATATCCTTTACGATCGAAAAAGAGAAGCAGGTAAGTAAGGAGCTTGCTTCATTAGCAACGTTTGTAGGTCTAGCTGATATGAAACGATATCTTGAGCGCTTATATGCATCGCTTCAAATAGATAAAGAGCGAACAAATGCAAAGCTACCGGCTTTGACGAAGGCTCGCCACATGATGTTTATTGGAAATCCGGGGACGGGGAAGACCTCAGTCGCTCGGGAGCTTGCTACTATTTTCTACAAAATTGGGTATATAAAAGAGAATAAGCTTATAGAAGTCTCCAGGTCAGATCTAGTCGGGGAGTACGTTGGTCACACTGCGCAAAGAATGAAGCAGTGCGTCACTCAAGCACTAGGTGGCATTTTATTTATTGATGAAGCCTATGCTCTCTCAAGAGGCGGAGAGAAGGATTTTGGGCGCGAGGCTGTCGATACGTTAGTAAAGCTAATGGAGGATTACAAGGATGAGTTAATTGTTATTTTAGCTGGCTACCCAGTTGAGATGGGGCAGCTTCTGCAAACAAACGCTGGGCTCACGTCTCGGATCGGAGAGATCATTCCCTTCGATGACTTTACAAACAAGGAGCTTTATCAGATATTTATGTCACGACTTGACCAAGCCTCTTTAGTGGGCGAAAATATAGAAAGTGTCTTTATGAGAGAGTTAGCTATTCTGCATTCAAAAGATAATTCGATACCAAACGGGCGATTTATCAGATCGCTGTTTGATCATGTCGTGCGCGCTCAATCTGTCAGGTTGCTTCGAGAAGAAAATCGGACAACGAGGGATTTAACACGTATCCTCCCTCAAGATATGAGGCGTGCATTCGCAGACATGGAGTTTAAAAGTAGAAGGGAGCAAGATTATTATCGACAACGTAACCGAACGCACTCATGA
- the hfq gene encoding RNA chaperone Hfq: protein MKQQPVNIQDQFLNQLRKENIPVTVFLLNGFQLRGHVKSFDNFTVILDTDGKQQLVYKHAISTFSPQRNVSLQQDTK, encoded by the coding sequence ATGAAGCAACAGCCGGTTAATATCCAAGATCAGTTTTTAAATCAGTTACGAAAAGAAAATATTCCAGTAACCGTATTCCTGTTAAATGGATTTCAGCTTCGAGGACATGTAAAGAGCTTTGATAACTTTACTGTCATTCTTGATACGGATGGAAAACAGCAGCTTGTTTATAAGCATGCAATCTCCACGTTTTCGCCGCAAAGAAATGTCTCGCTCCAGCAAGATACAAAGTAA
- the miaA gene encoding tRNA (adenosine(37)-N6)-dimethylallyltransferase MiaA, giving the protein MKPKLIVIIGPTAVGKTETSIRLAKHFNGEVISGDSMQVYKEMDIGTAKIKPEETAGVPHHLIDVLTPDESYSAADFRTQATELIEDIVSRGKVPMIVGGTGMYIQGLLYNYQFSEIGEDESVRQKYEAYEAEHGSEALHKLLASKDADRAATIHPNNIRKVIRALEIIELTGEKIDQSAEELKESPFDFILIGLTMEREALYTRINERCELMMREGLLKEATRLYESGYENAQSMQAIGYKELLPAIRGEEDIKTSLEELKKQSRRFAKRQLTWFRNKMPVTWFDMSHSRDERIKEMIEFIEGKWA; this is encoded by the coding sequence ATGAAGCCTAAATTAATTGTCATTATTGGTCCGACGGCAGTCGGCAAAACAGAGACAAGCATACGTCTAGCTAAGCATTTCAATGGAGAAGTGATTAGCGGTGATTCGATGCAGGTGTATAAAGAAATGGATATAGGCACAGCTAAGATTAAACCGGAAGAAACAGCCGGGGTTCCTCACCACTTAATTGACGTATTAACACCAGACGAATCATACTCCGCAGCTGATTTTCGCACGCAAGCAACAGAATTAATCGAGGATATTGTAAGTCGTGGTAAGGTGCCGATGATAGTTGGTGGGACTGGCATGTACATTCAAGGCCTGCTTTACAACTATCAATTTTCAGAGATTGGGGAAGATGAGTCGGTGCGTCAAAAATATGAGGCGTATGAGGCAGAGCATGGAAGTGAGGCGCTTCATAAGCTATTAGCTTCAAAAGATGCCGACCGTGCAGCGACAATTCATCCCAATAACATTCGTAAAGTGATTCGAGCTCTTGAGATTATCGAGCTTACCGGTGAAAAAATAGATCAATCAGCAGAAGAGCTAAAAGAAAGTCCCTTCGACTTTATCCTTATTGGACTTACGATGGAGCGTGAAGCATTGTATACTCGCATTAACGAACGCTGTGAGCTCATGATGCGAGAAGGTCTGTTGAAAGAAGCCACACGCCTCTATGAATCAGGCTACGAAAATGCTCAGTCGATGCAAGCTATCGGATATAAAGAATTATTACCTGCTATTCGAGGCGAGGAAGACATAAAAACGAGTTTAGAAGAGCTTAAAAAGCAGTCTCGCAGATTTGCTAAACGGCAATTAACATGGTTCCGTAACAAAATGCCCGTTACATGGTTTGATATGAGCCATTCACGTGATGAAAGAATAAAAGAAATGATTGAATTTATAGAAGGAAAGTGGGCATAA
- a CDS encoding class I SAM-dependent methyltransferase: MEVAVTTASKRREILQPKAMELAKEWGYTYVPRERHSIDKMLEDSDILVVVKATRVDLFKKGQKEAFYFHPSGSHLRALEIRRSGRDPLIKAANISPDDKIVDCTLGLGSDAIILSVATPKGQVIGLESVPYTANIVKHGLQTYESELDELTQAMRRITVQTYDYTEWLIEQPTNSQDIIYFDPMFHEQVASSNGINALRAFANGEALSEAAVLHAKRVARKRVVLKDSYHSPVFDHFGFEKIDRQASHIYGVIDCSEGSL; the protein is encoded by the coding sequence ATGGAAGTAGCCGTAACGACAGCAAGTAAACGTAGAGAAATACTTCAGCCAAAAGCAATGGAGCTAGCCAAGGAGTGGGGCTACACGTATGTACCTCGTGAACGCCACTCTATAGACAAGATGCTAGAAGATAGCGATATATTAGTAGTCGTCAAAGCAACAAGAGTCGATTTGTTCAAAAAAGGACAAAAAGAAGCATTTTATTTCCACCCAAGTGGATCTCATTTGCGCGCTTTAGAAATAAGACGATCAGGACGGGATCCACTCATAAAAGCAGCAAATATTAGTCCTGACGATAAAATCGTTGATTGCACTCTGGGACTGGGATCTGATGCGATTATACTAAGTGTGGCCACGCCTAAAGGGCAAGTTATCGGATTGGAGTCCGTACCGTATACAGCTAACATAGTGAAACACGGTCTCCAAACCTATGAGAGTGAGCTCGATGAGCTAACGCAAGCGATGAGACGAATAACAGTGCAAACATACGACTATACGGAATGGTTGATAGAGCAGCCGACAAACTCTCAGGATATCATTTATTTTGATCCTATGTTCCACGAGCAGGTCGCAAGCTCGAATGGGATAAACGCCTTACGCGCCTTTGCGAATGGAGAAGCTTTATCAGAAGCAGCCGTTTTACACGCTAAACGCGTTGCAAGAAAGCGCGTCGTTTTAAAAGATTCTTATCATAGTCCCGTATTTGACCATTTCGGGTTTGAAAAGATCGATAGGCAAGCAAGTCATATATACGGTGTGATCGACTGTTCGGAGGGGTCCTTATGA
- the mutL gene encoding DNA mismatch repair endonuclease MutL, translating into MALIQQLSDTLSNKIAAGEVVERPASVVKELVENAIDAKSTSIRVDVKDGGLASIRVLDNGNGIEPDDRETAFLRHATSKIKHDHDLFRIKTLGFRGEALPSIASVSKLTLKTSSDGLSGETLSFEAGKLTERVSSSARKGTEIIVEELFFNTPARLKYVKTIHTELGHITDVMNRMALAHPTIAFTLTHESHTLLETSGKGDLLRVIAAIYGVNMAKKMIPFQAESLDYKVTGFLARPEVTRANRSYMSTVINGRFVKNYAMMRAIQAGYHTLLPIGKYPVVVLHVEMNPLLVDVNVHPSKLEVRLSKEQAMEELIRDAIAARFKEETLIPSMQKEKPKQKVQSEQLAFSFDPAKEREQGKNEVQTEETSWLREQAKESAATYPGESTQASTRVEKSDAEELRDEQRVSSSINEYTKSPVDHTPSNREENETDANSDAYSSDMDKSSDEVASTDTTTSTMPQLHVIGQLHGTYILAENETGFYMIDQHAAQERIKYEFYVEKLAHPTQEVQELLVPLTFDFTQQEASMIAAHIEDLEQVGLFLEPFGKLSYLVRAYPTWFPKGEEEDTILEMLEQLRKLRKINVKELREDAAILMSCKGSIKANHHLEKRDMERLLLDLRLCQSPYTCPHGRPIIVHYSTYEIEKLFKRVMN; encoded by the coding sequence ATGGCGCTTATTCAACAGCTATCTGATACATTATCGAATAAAATTGCGGCAGGTGAAGTTGTAGAGAGACCTGCTTCGGTTGTAAAAGAACTAGTCGAGAACGCCATTGATGCAAAGAGTACGTCTATTCGCGTCGATGTCAAAGACGGCGGTTTAGCATCTATTCGCGTGTTAGATAACGGGAACGGCATTGAGCCAGATGACCGAGAGACGGCATTCCTCCGCCATGCAACAAGTAAAATTAAACACGACCATGACCTGTTTCGTATTAAAACACTAGGGTTTAGAGGAGAAGCATTACCAAGTATTGCGTCCGTATCTAAACTTACCTTAAAAACGTCATCGGATGGTTTATCGGGAGAAACGCTATCCTTTGAAGCGGGAAAATTAACGGAAAGAGTAAGCTCGTCGGCCAGAAAAGGAACAGAGATTATTGTAGAAGAGCTCTTTTTTAATACGCCAGCACGGTTAAAGTATGTCAAAACCATTCACACAGAGCTCGGACACATAACGGACGTGATGAATCGGATGGCACTCGCTCACCCTACTATTGCATTCACATTAACTCACGAGTCCCATACGCTTTTAGAAACAAGTGGCAAAGGGGATCTACTGCGAGTGATTGCCGCTATCTATGGGGTGAACATGGCGAAGAAAATGATTCCGTTTCAAGCGGAATCACTAGATTATAAGGTGACAGGGTTTTTAGCAAGGCCAGAGGTTACGAGGGCGAACAGATCATATATGTCCACCGTTATAAATGGTCGATTTGTTAAAAACTACGCCATGATGCGAGCCATTCAAGCAGGCTACCACACGTTACTTCCGATAGGGAAATACCCTGTTGTCGTCTTACACGTCGAGATGAATCCTCTTTTAGTAGACGTGAACGTACATCCATCAAAACTAGAGGTACGTTTAAGTAAAGAACAGGCGATGGAAGAGCTAATTCGTGATGCGATTGCCGCACGCTTTAAAGAAGAGACGCTTATTCCGTCGATGCAAAAAGAAAAGCCAAAGCAAAAGGTGCAATCAGAGCAACTAGCGTTTTCGTTTGATCCGGCAAAAGAAAGAGAACAAGGTAAAAACGAGGTCCAGACAGAAGAGACTTCATGGCTTCGTGAGCAGGCTAAGGAATCTGCAGCTACGTATCCAGGCGAGTCGACTCAAGCGTCTACTAGAGTGGAGAAGTCTGATGCTGAGGAGTTAAGAGATGAACAACGAGTTTCGAGTTCGATTAACGAGTATACGAAAAGTCCGGTAGATCATACACCTTCAAATAGAGAAGAGAATGAAACTGATGCAAACAGTGATGCATACTCAAGTGATATGGACAAATCAAGCGATGAGGTAGCTTCTACTGACACAACTACCTCTACCATGCCACAGCTACACGTAATTGGACAGTTGCACGGCACGTATATTTTAGCCGAGAACGAGACAGGCTTTTATATGATTGATCAACATGCGGCACAAGAAAGAATTAAATACGAATTTTATGTAGAAAAATTAGCACATCCAACACAGGAAGTACAAGAACTCCTTGTCCCTCTTACCTTTGATTTTACGCAGCAGGAGGCTAGTATGATTGCTGCCCATATAGAGGACCTAGAACAGGTAGGTCTGTTTTTAGAGCCATTTGGCAAGCTAAGCTATCTAGTACGAGCTTACCCTACTTGGTTCCCAAAGGGAGAAGAGGAGGATACGATTCTTGAGATGCTGGAGCAACTACGTAAGCTTCGCAAAATTAATGTGAAAGAGTTGCGAGAAGATGCCGCAATCCTAATGTCTTGTAAAGGATCCATTAAAGCTAATCATCATCTAGAAAAGCGTGATATGGAGCGTTTATTATTGGATTTACGGTTGTGTCAAAGCCCATATACGTGCCCACATGGACGACCAATTATTGTGCACTATTCTACCTATGAAATCGAAAAATTGTTTAAACGAGTGATGAATTAA